A genome region from Halichondria panicea chromosome 15, odHalPani1.1, whole genome shotgun sequence includes the following:
- the LOC135349360 gene encoding procathepsin L-like, whose translation MGKALFLLALVSLTVALENPEDWQAWKKEHNKQYNDVTEELNRLTIWQENKAFVDAHNAAADKHGFTLEVNKFSDLTNVEFTKTHNGYQMSDFPSSARMFSPNPRFQLPSSVDWREKGYVTEVKDQSQCGGCWAFSATGSLEGQHFNKTGKLVSLSEQNLIDCSSNWTNNGCKGGNVYKAFQYIKDNGGIDTEKSYPYEGKDEICRYSKNNIGANCTGYVTLRKEDENALAVACASIGPISVSIDASKHSFQSYSSGVYYEPMCNPDVRDHAVLVVGYGTENGQDYWLVKNSWGNDWGEEGYIKMARNKENNCGIASAAIYPTV comes from the exons ATGGGTAAAGCACTTTTTCTACTGGCACTTGTGAGCCTGACCGTTGCCCTGGAGAATCCAGAAGATTGGCAAGCTTGGAAGAAG gagcACAACAAGCAGTACAACGATGTCACGGAGGAGCTGAACAGACTGACCATCTGGCAAGAGAACAAAGCTTTTGTGGACGCTCATAATGCAGCAGCTGACAAGCACGGCTTCACTCTTGAGGTCAACAAGTTCTCCGACCTCACTAACGTTGAATTCACCAAGACACACAACGGCTATCAAATGTCGGACTTCCCTTCCTCTGCTCGTATGTTTTCTCCAAATCCTCGTTTCCAGCTGCCTTCATCTGTCGATTGGCGAGAGAAAGGCTACGTGACAGAGGTAAAAGATCAGAGTCAGTGTGGGGGGTGTTGGGCGTTCAGCGCAACAGGTTCTCTGGAGGGACAACACTTCAACAAAACTGGCAAACTAGTCTCATTGAGTGAACAGAATTTGATCGATTGCTCGTCTAATTGGACCAATAATGGTTGTAAGGGTGGAAACGTATACAAAGCATTCCAATACATCAAAGACAACGGTGGCATCGATACCGAAAAGAGTTATCCGTACGAAGGGAAAGATGAAATATGCCGATACAGCAAAAACAACATTGGAGCAAACTGTACGGGCTATGTAACTTTGAGGAAGGAAGATGAAAACGCTTTAGCTGTGGCATGTGCCTCCATTGGTCCAATCTCAGTCAGTATTGATGCCAGTAAGCACAGTTTCCAGAGCTACAGTTCCGGTGTGTACTACGAGCCAATGTGTAACCCTGATGTACGAGACCATGCTGTGCTGGTGGTTGGTTACGGGACGGAAAACGGCCAAGACTATTGGTTGGTTAAGAACAGCTGGGGCAACGACTGGGGGGAGGAGGGATACATCAAGATGGCTAGAAACAAAGAGAACAATTGTGGCATAGCTTCTGCAGCTATCTACCCAACTGTGTGA
- the LOC135349362 gene encoding uncharacterized protein LOC135349362, with product MVCVHVHVCVHIRMAEQAEIKTGEYFKHLGSKRCKYYEVLIPNEFTPKQPWGSFPQDKWDEVGECYPEHLRKTPNFTTHIPIYRVSHMTHDESARSIGSTLPQGYYTFKTRARLGKQGDLTWDETTSYGGASLGETYKQLESGEFELLQRSEASPVFPGYLSWWGIDVKPFYNTQEGNELCENINDIQKNRLYYVPGYLNERASSIYGNNSYSLAFPDLLTSYQTARDDKPRGEIQLKVGGTLLYKQEICYVVMVGLEGDKKLRSMPSMGDYEYFSPFQHKGLINSEGVVIDQQKTPNFRALCIVSSFKDIKFNWEQLVFALYFPNPEQELTCQKELVQTSSVDHHKFCISTQPPPNGGKWVCPNKLSREL from the exons atggtgtgtgtgcatgtacatgtgtgtgtacatattaGAATGGCTGAGCAAGCTGAAATTAAGACTGGAGA GTACTTCAAACACCTTGGAAGTAAGAGGTGCAAGTACTACGAGGTTCTGATACCTAACGAGTTCACCCCCAAACAACCCTGGGGAAGCTTCCCTCAAGACAAGTGGGATGAAGTAGGAGAATGCTACCCAGAGCACTTGCGAAAAACTCCTAACTTCACTACACACATCCCCATATATCGTGTATCCCACATGACACATGATGAGTCAGCAAGGAGCATCGGTTCTACATTACCACAAGGCTACTACACATTCAAGACAAGGGCCAGACTAGGGAAACAAGGTGATCTAACTTGGGACGAGACTACAAGCTACGGTGGAGCTTCATTAGGAGAGACATACAAGCAACTTGAAAGTGGAGAATTCGAGCTACTCCAACGATCAGAAGCGAGCCCTGTGTTCCCAGGTTATCTATCGTGGTGGGGAATCGATGTCAAGCCATTTTATAACACACAGGAGGGAAATGAATTATGTGAAAATATTAACGATATCCAGAAGAACAGACTGTACTATGTGCCTGGCTATCTAAATGAGCGAGCAAGTTCCATCTACGGCAACAACTCCTACAGTCTAGCATTTCCTGACCTACTTACCAGCTATCAAACAGCGAGAGACGATAAGCCTAGGGGTGAAATTCAGCTTAAAGTCGGAGGAACTTTATTGTATAAGCAAGAAATTTGCTACGTAGTCATGGTTGGTCTAGAAGGAGACAAAAAGCTTCGATCAATGCCTTCTATGGGGGATTACGAGTACTTCAGTCCCTTCCAACACAAGGGACTCATTAATTCCGAAGGAGTCGTCATCGATCAACAAAAAACACCGAATTTCAGAGCATTATGTATCGTTagcagttttaaggacattaAGTTCAACTGGGAGCAACTAGTATTTGCACTCTATTTCCCCAACCCAGAGCAAGAGCTCACTTGCCAAAAGGAGTTAGTTCAAACCAGTTCTGTGGACCACCATAAATTCTGCATTTCTACGCAACCACCCCCTAATGGAGGAAAATGGGTGTGTCCAAACAAACTTTCAAGAGAACTATAG
- the LOC135349404 gene encoding uncharacterized protein LOC135349404, protein MAEQADIKTGKYFKTLLDEKHKYKRYEVLIPNEFTPKQPWGSFPQDKWDKVGECYPEHLRKTPNFTTHIPIYRVSHMTHDKPARSIDSTLPQGYYTFKPKARLGKQGDLGGPVTRGETISYGGALGETYKQLESGEFELLHRSEASPVFPGYLSWWGIDVKETQEGRELTSQIKRSKCYVPGYLNDPETSMYGNNSYSIKFSDLLTSYQTARSDKPGGEVQLKIGGTLLYKQKICYVVMVGLEEDEELQSMPSIGNYENEYFSPFQHNGLINSKGVIINPHKVPNFRAFFIVSSWENKKFNWEELVFALYFPNPEQELTCQKELVQTSSVEHTFCHYKQPIQNYGKWACPN, encoded by the exons ATGGCTGAGCAAGCTGACATTAAGACTGGAAA GTACTTCAAAACCCTCTTGGATGAGAAACACAAGTACAAGCGCTACGAGGTTTTGATACCTAATGAGTTCACCCCCAAACAACCCTGGGGAAGCTTCCCTCAAGACAAGTGGGATAAAGTAGGAGAATGCTACCCAGAGCACTTGCGGAAAACTCCTAACTTCACTACACACATCCCCATATATCGTGTATCACACATGACACATGACAAGCCAGCAAGGAGCATTGATTCTACATTACCACAAGGCTACTACACATTCAAGCCAAAGGCCAGACTAGGAAAACAAGGGGATCTAGGGGGACCAGTCACTCGGGGTGAGACTATAAGCTACGGTGGAGCATTAGGAGAGACATACAAGCAACTTGAAAGTGGAGAATTCGAGTTACTTCACCGATCAGAAGCAAGCCCTGTGTTCCCGGGTTATCTATCTTGGTGGGGAATCGATGTCAAAGAGACACAGGAGGGAAGAGAATTAACGTCTCAAATCAAGAGGAGCAAATGCTATGTGCCTGGTTATCTAAATGATCCAGAAACTTCGATGTACGGCAACAACTCCTACAGCATAAAATTTTCTGACCTACTGACCAGCTATCAGACAGCGAGAAGCGACAAGCCTGGGGGTGAAGTACAGCTTAAAATTGGAGGAACTTTATTGTACAAGCAAAAAATTTGCTATGTAGTGATGGTTGGTCTAGAAGAAGACGAAGAGCTCCAATCAATGCCTTCTATTGGGAATTACGAGAACGAGTACTTCAGTCCCTTCCAACACAATGGGCTTATTAATTCGAAAGGAGTAATCATCAATCCACATAAAGTACCGAATTTCAGAGCATTCTTTATCGTTAGCAGTTGGGAGAACAAAAAGTTCAACTGGGAGGAACTAGTGTTTGCACTCTATTTCCCCAACCCAGAGCAAGAGCTCACTTGCCAAAAGGAGTTAGTTCAAACTAGTTCAGTGGAACATACATTCTGCCATTATAAGCAACCAATTCAAAACTATGGTAAATGGGCGTGTCCAAACTAG
- the LOC135349364 gene encoding uncharacterized protein LOC135349364 — protein sequence MAEQADIKTGKYFKTLLDEKFKYYEVLIPNEFTPKQPWGSFPQDKWDELSDLGARGQCYPECLLNSDADPTTHIPIYRVSHITHDEPANSIDSTLPQGYYTFKTRARLGKQGNLTWDEATSYGGALGETYKRIGKDRFEQLQRSEASPVFPGYLSWWGIDVKPFYEKQKGRRLNSHINDIKRKSYYVPDYLKDKPSSMYGNNSYSITFPDLLTSYQTARDDKPGRKVQLKVGGTLLYKQEICYVVMVGLEGDEELRSMPSIGDYKQFQHNGLINSEGVIINPHKTPNFKAFFIVSSWENEKFNWEQLVFTLYFPKPEQKLSCQKELVQTSSVDHTLCISTQPPPNGGKWVCPNKLSREK from the exons ATGGCTGAGCAAGCTGACATTAAGACTGGAAA GTACTTCAAAACCCTCTTGGATGAGAAGTTTAAGTACTACGAGGTTCTGATACCTAACGAGTTCACCCCCAAACAACCCTGGGGAAGCTTCCCTCAAGACAAGTGGGATGAACTAAGTGACCTAGGAGCTCGAGGGCAATGCTACCCAGAATGCTTACTGAACAGTGATGCTGACCCCACTACACACATCCCTATATATCGTGTATCCCATATTACACATGATGAGCCAGCAAACAGCATCGATTCTACATTGCCACAAGGCTACTACACGTTCAAGACAAGGGCCAGACTAGGAAAACAAGGGAATCTAACTTGGGACGAGGCTACAAGCTACGGTGGAGCATTAGGAGAAACATACAAACGAATTGGAAAAGACAGATTTGAGCAACTCCAGCGATCAGAAGCGAGCCCTGTGTTCCCGGGTTATCTATCGTGGTGGGGAATCGATGTCAAGCCATTTTATGAGAAACAGAAGGGCAGAAGATTGAATTCTCATATTAACGATATCAAGAGGAAAAGCTACTATGTGCCTGACTATCTAAAGGATAAGCCAAGTTCAATGTACGGCAACAACTCCTACAGTATAACATTTCCTGACCTACTGACCAGCTATCAGACAGCGAGAGACGATAAGCCTGGGCGTAAAGTACAGCTTAAAGTAGGAGGAACTTTATTGTATAAGCAGGAAATTTGCTACGTAGTGATGGTTGGTCTAGAAGGAGACGAAGAGCTCAGATCAATGCCTTCTATCGGGGATTACAAACAATTCCAACACAATGGGCTTATTAATTCTGAAGGAGTAATCATCAATCCACATAAAACACCGAATTTCAAAGCATTTTTTATCGTTAGCAGTTGGGAGAATGAAAAGTTCAACTGGGAGCAACTAGTGTTCACACTGTATTTCCCCAAACCAGAGCAAAAGCTCAGTTGCCAAAAGGAGCTAGTTCAAACCAGTTCTGTGGACCATACGCTCTGCATTTCTACTCAACCACCCCCTAATGGAGGAAAATGGGTGTGTCCAAACAAACTTTCAAGAGAAAAATAA
- the LOC135349361 gene encoding ribosome quality control complex subunit NEMF homolog isoform X1 — protein MKEKFTTIDLFAVLRELRERLLGMRVANVYDIDQKTYLIKLAKTDLKVMLLLESGVRMHTTEFEWPKHMQPSGFAMKLRKHLRTRRLTALTQLGVDRVVDMQFGSDHAAYHVIVELYDRGNVILTDHAHVILSLLRTRTDADSDVRFANREVFSTETAKMEQPPPSLDGVKDILSAAKPGDSLKQVLNPHFVYGSALLTHCILGAGLKDTLKIGAGVDIEEDLPKVMASLEEADHLFKAIRDQPGKGYLVQKRELLPQVDSAPPITSDEDHLLTNIEFHPLLFRQHESLPHKELDTFDRAVDEFFSSKSGQKQDMKAIQVQKTAVKKLDNVRRDHQKRIDALQKMQSENEYKAQLIEMNLDLVEKACLVIRSAVANAMDWGDIELLVKDYQARGDPVASAIQGLKLNSNEITLLLRDPSEEWDSEGDEETQATKQKPKKKGTKVDIDLGLSAYGNATRMYGGRKQAAKKEQKTIDASGKALKSAERKTKQTLKEAAAVAKILKARKVHWFEKFFWFISSENYLVIGGRDQQQNELLVKKYLKEGDLYVHADMHGATSVIIKNPSGDMVSPKTLNEAGHMAVCYSSAWEARIIISAWWVHHHQVSKTAPSGEYLTTGSFMIRGKKNFLPPCQLVLGFGFLFRVDDSCIANHLHERRVKAEDELSMLSEAVSEVSVEEEELLDEEGSKNGDEDEGSKEGQDEGSKEGQDEGSKEGQEDESEEEDFPWPDTTIAVAHISGGRYELQRGVSVSSSHVSESDRHLSMTDRQDSQDQDDAKRHQHVSAKQRREMKKQRVKSEPVTQAAPVSKPAQKSKSKVQQPPQPEPPQSKRGQKSKQKKIREKYGDQDEVDREVMMSLLASSREAKPQKVKKSSKGKKANNEPNNPKHKYRQKDKGHPPVVEQPHRQTAPLLLTTEERQPSMASSHDPSTSSQDISETLTGGDTMLPSTIESAPSNPSLSDNVDTLAVNQKTTVETISAPDDSMTARTIEPVSDQAMATQHNDSEANTDDVVADDGVDDGVEGGGLEEGGAESDEEEKRAILAEENILTLEESEKEQLTDLDALTGAPLLEDVLIYAIPVCAPYPSLQNYKYKVKLVPGTNRRGKAAKTAVHRFTQYKECTQIERDLLKSVKDNDLSRYIPGKVKMTLPQSTGKKQHR, from the exons ATGAAGGAGAAGTTCACTACTATAGACCTGTTTGCAGTGCTCAGGGAACTCAGGGAACG GTTACTGGGTATGAGGGTGGCCAACGTGTATGACATTGATCAGAAGACCTACCTCATCAAGCTAGCCAA GACAGATTTAAAGGTGATGCTGTTGCTTGAGTCTGGAGTGCGTATGCATACCACTGAGTTTGAGTGGCCTAAACACATGCAACCATCTGGGTTCGCCATGAAG ttgcgTAAACATCTGCGTACCCGCCGACTCACAGCCCTGACCCAGCTGGGAGTGGACCGTGTGGTGGACATGCAGTTTGGGTCCGACCATGCCGCCTACCATGTCATTGTGGAGCTGTACGAcagg GGCAATGTGATTCTGACTGACCACGCCCACGTCATCCTCTCCCTCCTTCGTACTCGTACTGACGCTGACTCTGACGTGAGGTTCGCTAATCGAGAGGTATTCTCCACGGAGACGGCCAAGATGGAGCAACCACCACCCTCTCTGGACGG TGTGAAAGACATATTGTCAGCTGCTAAACCTGGCGACTCACTCAAGCAAgtacttaatccacactttg TGTATGGCTCTGCACTGCTCACTCACTGTATATTGGGAGCTGGGCTCAAAGACACACTCAAGATTGGGGCAGGAGTGGACATTGAGGAAG ATCTGCCCAAAGTGATGGCTTCGCTGGAAGAAGCCGACCACCTGTTCAAGGCCATCAGAGACCAGCCTGGAAAG GGCTACCTAGTCCAGAAGAGGGAGTTACTGCCTCAAGTGGACAGTGCCCCACCCATCACCAGTGATGAGGACCACCTCCTCAC GAATATTGAGTTCCACCCACTGCTGTTCAGACAACACGAGTCTCTGCCTCACAAAGAACTGGACACATTTGATAGA gcTGTAGACGAATTCTTCTCTTCAAAGAGTGGTCAAAAGCAAGACATGAAAGCCATTCAAGTG CAAAAGACAGCTGTCAAAAAGTTGGACAATGTGCGTAGAGACCACCAGAAAAGAATAGATGCCCTACAGAAGATGCAG AGTGAGAACGAGTACAAGGCGCAGCTGATCGAGATGAACCTTGACCTTGTTGAGAAGGCGTGTCTGGTGATCCGCAGTGCCGTGGCTAATGCCATGGACTGGGGGGACATTGAGTTGCTCGTTAAGGACTATCAAGCTAGGGGCGATCCCGTTGCCTCGGCGATACAGGGACTCAAGCTCAACAGCAACGAGATCACACTATTGCTGAG AGACCCCTCTGAGGAGTGGGATAGCGAGGGTGATGAAGAAACTCAAGCTACTAAGCAA AAGCCAAAGAAGAAGGGTACAAAGGTCGACATAGACCTGGGTTTGTCAGCGTATGGAAATGCTACTAG GATGTATGGGGGAAGGAAgcaggcagcaaagaaagagcAGAAGACCATCGATGCCTCAGGGAAG gcGCTCAAGTCGGCCGAGAGAAAGACGAAACAAACTCTCAAAGAAGCAGCTGCTGTGGCCAAGATCCTGAAGGCAAGGAAGGTGCACTGGTTTGAAAAGTTCTTCTGGTTCATCAGCTCGGAGAACTATCTGGTGATAGGTGGGCGTGACCAGCAGCAGAACGAGCTCCTCGTCAAGAAGTACCTCAAGGAGG GTGATCTGTATGTACACGCTGACATGCACGGTGCTACCAGTGTCATTATTAAGAACCCCTCAG GCGATATGGTATCCCCCAAGACCCTCAACGAGGCTGGTCACATGGCAGTGTGTTATAGCAGTGCTTGGGAGGCTCGCATCATTATCAGCGCTTGGTGGGTACATCATcaccag GTGTCCAAGACAGCCCCATCTGGAGAATACCTCACTACTGGCAGCTTCATGATCagag GTAAGAAGAACTTCCTCCCTCCCTGTCAACTGGTGCTGGGGTTTGGATTTCTGTTCAGA GTGGATGACTCCTGTATTGCCAACCACCTCCACGAGAGGAGAGTTAAGGCTGAGGATGAACTCTCAATG TTGAGTGAGGCTGTGAGTGAAGTCTCAGTGGAGGAGGAGGAGTTATTGGATGAGGAAGGCAGCAAAAACGGTGATGAAGATGAAGGATCCAAAGAAGGACAAGATGAAGGCTCTAAAGAAGGACAAGATGAAGGCTCTAAAGAAGGACAAGAGGATGAGAGTGAGGAGGAGGATTTCCCCTGGCCAGACACCACCATAGCAGTGGCACACATATCAGGAGGCAG GTACGAGCTCCAGCGTGGTGTAAGTGTGAGCTCCTCCCATGTCAGTGAGTCAGACCGCCACCTCTCAATGACAGACAGGCAAGACTCACAAGACCAG GATGATGCTAAGAGGCATCAACATGTGTCAGCCAAACAAAGAAG AGAGATGAAGAAGCAGCGAGTAAAGAGCGAGCCCGTTACTCAAGCAGCTCCTGTGTCTAAACCTGCCCAAAAATCAAAGTCCAAAGTTCAACAACCCCCTCAGCCAGAACCCCCGCAATCAAAGAGAGGACAAAAG TCTAAGCAGAAGAAGATACGAGAGAAGTACGGGGACCAAGATGAGGTGGACAGGGAGGTGATGATGTCACTATTGGCG tcgtcTCGAGAGGCAAAACCTCAGAAAGTCAAGAAGTCCAGCAAAGGGAAGAAGGCGAACAACGAACCTAACAACCCCAAACACAAGTATCGTCAAAAGGACAAAGGTCACCCTCCAGTGGTTGAGCAGCCACACAGACAAACGGCACCGTTGCTACTGACAACTGAGGAGCGCCAACCCTCAATGGCTTCCTCCCACGATCCCTCTACTAGTAGTCAAGATATCAGTGAAACATTAACTGGTGGTGACACCATGTTACCTTCTACTATTGAAAGTGCTCCTAGCAACCCATCGCTAAGTGACAACGTTGATACATTAGCAGTCAATCAAAAAACAACCGTTGAAACTATTTCTGCACCTGATGATAGTATGACAGCTAGGACAATTGAACCAGTCTCTGACCAAGCAATGGCCACACAACACAATGACAGTGAAGCCAATACCGATGATGTGGTAGCTGATGATGGAGTGGATGAtggagtggaggggggtggTCTGGAGGAGGGCGGGGCAGAGTCAGACGAAGAGGAGAAGAGAGCCATCCTAGCAGAGGAGAACATCTTAACACTGGAAGAGTCGGAGAAG GAGCAGCTGACTGACTTAGACGCTCTGACCGGCGCTCCATTGCTTGAGGACGTCCTGATCTACGCCATTCCAGTCTGCGCTCCTTACCCATCATTACAGAACTATAA GTATAAAGTGAAGCTTGTACCAGGCACTAACAGACGTGGAAAAG CGGCCAAAACTGCAGTACACAGGTTCACCCAGTACAAAGAGTGCACTCAGATTGAGAGAGACCTTCTGAAGAGTGTAAAG GATAACGACCTCTCCCGCTACATTCCCGGGAAGGTGAAGATGACCCTACCACAGAGCACAGGCAAGAAACAGCACAGATGA
- the LOC135349361 gene encoding ribosome quality control complex subunit NEMF-like isoform X2 has translation MKEKFTTIDLFAVLRELRERLLGMRVANVYDIDQKTYLIKLAKTDLKVMLLLESGVRMHTTEFEWPKHMQPSGFAMKLRKHLRTRRLTALTQLGVDRVVDMQFGSDHAAYHVIVELYDRGNVILTDHAHVILSLLRTRTDADSDVRFANREVFSTETAKMEQPPPSLDGVKDILSAAKPGDSLKQVLNPHFVYGSALLTHCILGAGLKDTLKIGAGVDIEEDLPKVMASLEEADHLFKAIRDQPGKGYLVQKRELLPQVDSAPPITSDEDHLLTNIEFHPLLFRQHESLPHKELDTFDRAVDEFFSSKSGQKQDMKAIQVQKTAVKKLDNVRRDHQKRIDALQKMQSENEYKAQLIEMNLDLVEKACLVIRSAVANAMDWGDIELLVKDYQARGDPVASAIQGLKLNSNEITLLLRDPSEEWDSEGDEETQATKQKPKKKGTKVDIDLGLSAYGNATRMYGGRKQAAKKEQKTIDASGKALKSAERKTKQTLKEAAAVAKILKARKVHWFEKFFWFISSENYLVIGGRDQQQNELLVKKYLKEGDLYVHADMHGATSVIIKNPSGDMVSPKTLNEAGHMAVCYSSAWEARIIISAWWVHHHQVSKTAPSGEYLTTGSFMIRGKKNFLPPCQLVLGFGFLFRVDDSCIANHLHERRVKAEDELSMLSEAVSEVSVEEEELLDEEGSKNGDEDEGSKEGQDEGSKEGQDEGSKEGQEDESEEEDFPWPDTTIAVAHISGGRYELQRGVSVSSSHVSESDRHLSMTDRQDSQDQDDAKRHQHVSAKQRREMKKQRVKSEPVTQAAPVSKPAQKSKSKVQQPPQPEPPQSKRGQKSKQKKIREKYGDQDEVDREVMMSLLACSAVTVLLKFGNLN, from the exons ATGAAGGAGAAGTTCACTACTATAGACCTGTTTGCAGTGCTCAGGGAACTCAGGGAACG GTTACTGGGTATGAGGGTGGCCAACGTGTATGACATTGATCAGAAGACCTACCTCATCAAGCTAGCCAA GACAGATTTAAAGGTGATGCTGTTGCTTGAGTCTGGAGTGCGTATGCATACCACTGAGTTTGAGTGGCCTAAACACATGCAACCATCTGGGTTCGCCATGAAG ttgcgTAAACATCTGCGTACCCGCCGACTCACAGCCCTGACCCAGCTGGGAGTGGACCGTGTGGTGGACATGCAGTTTGGGTCCGACCATGCCGCCTACCATGTCATTGTGGAGCTGTACGAcagg GGCAATGTGATTCTGACTGACCACGCCCACGTCATCCTCTCCCTCCTTCGTACTCGTACTGACGCTGACTCTGACGTGAGGTTCGCTAATCGAGAGGTATTCTCCACGGAGACGGCCAAGATGGAGCAACCACCACCCTCTCTGGACGG TGTGAAAGACATATTGTCAGCTGCTAAACCTGGCGACTCACTCAAGCAAgtacttaatccacactttg TGTATGGCTCTGCACTGCTCACTCACTGTATATTGGGAGCTGGGCTCAAAGACACACTCAAGATTGGGGCAGGAGTGGACATTGAGGAAG ATCTGCCCAAAGTGATGGCTTCGCTGGAAGAAGCCGACCACCTGTTCAAGGCCATCAGAGACCAGCCTGGAAAG GGCTACCTAGTCCAGAAGAGGGAGTTACTGCCTCAAGTGGACAGTGCCCCACCCATCACCAGTGATGAGGACCACCTCCTCAC GAATATTGAGTTCCACCCACTGCTGTTCAGACAACACGAGTCTCTGCCTCACAAAGAACTGGACACATTTGATAGA gcTGTAGACGAATTCTTCTCTTCAAAGAGTGGTCAAAAGCAAGACATGAAAGCCATTCAAGTG CAAAAGACAGCTGTCAAAAAGTTGGACAATGTGCGTAGAGACCACCAGAAAAGAATAGATGCCCTACAGAAGATGCAG AGTGAGAACGAGTACAAGGCGCAGCTGATCGAGATGAACCTTGACCTTGTTGAGAAGGCGTGTCTGGTGATCCGCAGTGCCGTGGCTAATGCCATGGACTGGGGGGACATTGAGTTGCTCGTTAAGGACTATCAAGCTAGGGGCGATCCCGTTGCCTCGGCGATACAGGGACTCAAGCTCAACAGCAACGAGATCACACTATTGCTGAG AGACCCCTCTGAGGAGTGGGATAGCGAGGGTGATGAAGAAACTCAAGCTACTAAGCAA AAGCCAAAGAAGAAGGGTACAAAGGTCGACATAGACCTGGGTTTGTCAGCGTATGGAAATGCTACTAG GATGTATGGGGGAAGGAAgcaggcagcaaagaaagagcAGAAGACCATCGATGCCTCAGGGAAG gcGCTCAAGTCGGCCGAGAGAAAGACGAAACAAACTCTCAAAGAAGCAGCTGCTGTGGCCAAGATCCTGAAGGCAAGGAAGGTGCACTGGTTTGAAAAGTTCTTCTGGTTCATCAGCTCGGAGAACTATCTGGTGATAGGTGGGCGTGACCAGCAGCAGAACGAGCTCCTCGTCAAGAAGTACCTCAAGGAGG GTGATCTGTATGTACACGCTGACATGCACGGTGCTACCAGTGTCATTATTAAGAACCCCTCAG GCGATATGGTATCCCCCAAGACCCTCAACGAGGCTGGTCACATGGCAGTGTGTTATAGCAGTGCTTGGGAGGCTCGCATCATTATCAGCGCTTGGTGGGTACATCATcaccag GTGTCCAAGACAGCCCCATCTGGAGAATACCTCACTACTGGCAGCTTCATGATCagag GTAAGAAGAACTTCCTCCCTCCCTGTCAACTGGTGCTGGGGTTTGGATTTCTGTTCAGA GTGGATGACTCCTGTATTGCCAACCACCTCCACGAGAGGAGAGTTAAGGCTGAGGATGAACTCTCAATG TTGAGTGAGGCTGTGAGTGAAGTCTCAGTGGAGGAGGAGGAGTTATTGGATGAGGAAGGCAGCAAAAACGGTGATGAAGATGAAGGATCCAAAGAAGGACAAGATGAAGGCTCTAAAGAAGGACAAGATGAAGGCTCTAAAGAAGGACAAGAGGATGAGAGTGAGGAGGAGGATTTCCCCTGGCCAGACACCACCATAGCAGTGGCACACATATCAGGAGGCAG GTACGAGCTCCAGCGTGGTGTAAGTGTGAGCTCCTCCCATGTCAGTGAGTCAGACCGCCACCTCTCAATGACAGACAGGCAAGACTCACAAGACCAG GATGATGCTAAGAGGCATCAACATGTGTCAGCCAAACAAAGAAG AGAGATGAAGAAGCAGCGAGTAAAGAGCGAGCCCGTTACTCAAGCAGCTCCTGTGTCTAAACCTGCCCAAAAATCAAAGTCCAAAGTTCAACAACCCCCTCAGCCAGAACCCCCGCAATCAAAGAGAGGACAAAAG TCTAAGCAGAAGAAGATACGAGAGAAGTACGGGGACCAAGATGAGGTGGACAGGGAGGTGATGATGTCACTATTGGCG TGTAGTGCGGTCACTGTGCTCTTGAAATTTGGCAATctaaactaa